In Parasegetibacter sp. NRK P23, the genomic stretch GCCAGTACATACATGATCAACGCTTCATTAAAACCACGCACGGCAAAATCCATCGCCCAGCCGTTGTTGGGACTCCAGTGCCAGTACAATACATCCTGCCCGTCGCGGGTGAACCAGTTCCATTCCACGTCGTTCCATAGTCCGTTGATCCTGTTGCGGAGTTCTCTTTCCACCGGGTTTTCTCCGTTAAAATACTGCCGCACACACAAGAGTCCCTGGAAAAGGAAGGAAGATTCCACGAGGTCGGCGCCATCATCTTTACGGCTGAAGGGTATCGTTTTCCCGGTTTCTCCGTTGAGCCAGTGGGGGAAAACACCGTGGTACGCATCGGCTTTTTCCAGGAATTTCAACATTCTCAACAGGTGCTTCGCGGCGGTATCACGGGAAATCCAGTTTCTTTCTGCCGCAACGATAATAGCCATTACCCCGAATCCGGTTCCGCCAACGGTTACTACTTCACTTCCGTAATTAAATGCCACGTTACTGCGTTCCCGGGCCATACCGCTCACGGGATGTGCAAAGTCCCAGAAATAGGAAAAGGTCTGGCGTTGTACCAGGTCGAAGAGTGCGGAGTCGGAAAGTTCCACAGGCCTTTTGGCCGGATCGAATACCGTGGTTTTCTCCTGCTGCTTTCGTTTTTTCTGGGCAATGGCCGGGTGAAAAAACATAGCGCCGAGTAATGCAAGGAAAGTAACGCGATAAATATATTTCATGTCGTATGTTTTATTTAAAGGCCGGGTGCTGAGAAGCCTAGTTTTTTCAAACCTGCTTTTACTTCAGGTGCGCTCATGAAAAGATCCCACAGCAATCCTGTCCGGTAATTTTCGATCATGATGATGATGGGCCCCTGATCGATGGCCAGGAACGAGTTGGCGAACCAGGGTTCGTTGAGCGAGAACGCATCTACGAAACCATATTCTTTCCAGAGTTTATCTCCGAGTTTATAGTAGAAAAACTCCAGCGCCTTCATCGACGCTTCTGGCGTGTAAGGAAAAGAAGCCAATGCCGCGGTGGGCGCGATCACCCCAAGGTCGTTGGCGGGTGAGCTGGCGGAATAGCCGGAAGGAATATCACTGGCTGTAAGTCCCCAGCAATCGGCACTGTAGCCGTAATAATTTTTGGGATTGGAAATGCAGTATTGGTAATTGATTCGTGCGTGGCGGACATTTTGTGTATCGTATCGCGCATATGTATCGCTCAACCCGTTCGGATTGATCCCCAGGAATGAATAGTGGGAGAAGAACAGTGGACCTCCAAAGGCGGGCCCAAGGGGAAGTTGCGTTTCGAAGTAGGTTTGTCCATTCCGCATGGCGCCATTCCCGGCCCAGCCCGCATCGTACACCGATTTTGGAATGGTATGCGTAGTGGAAGCCGCGGCCAGCGCATATACGATCAAAGATTCGTTCCATCCTTTGATGGGCAGGTTCATCTCCCATCCGAAATTGGGACTCCAATGCCAGTACAACACGTCTTCATTGTTCTTTCTGAACCAATTCCATTCGATGCCGTTCCAGATGGTGTTGATATCGTTCCTGAGGGTGGTTTCCCCCGCATCGGCTCCGTTAAAAAACTGGCGGGCGGTCAGTAGTCCTTGCATCAGTAAAGCGGTTTCCACCAGATCGGCACCATCATCTTTAGCGCTGAAGGGAATGGTGGCGCCTGTGTTTCCGTTGATCCAGTGCGGAAATGCACCGTGGTATTTTACCACGGTATTTTTCAGGAAACCCACCATCTTCTGTAGTCTTTCCACACCCTGTTGGCGGGTGATAAAACCCCGGCTCACGCCCGTAACAATAGCCATGGCCCCGAAGCCGGAACCGCCGGAAGTAACCAGGTCGCCGGAAGTGTTTCTTTCCCTGGCCATGCCTGAAACCGGGTGTCCGAAATCCCAGAAATATTTGAAGGTCTGCTGTTGTACAAGGGTGAGCAGTTGGTCGGAAGAAATACGTGGGAATTTATCTGAAGAGTCAATGCCTGTTCCCAACTGAATCAATACGGGATTGCGCAGCAATGCACCCGAGGTTCCTTTCAGCGCATTGGTCACGGACAATGTGTAGCGTGTGAAAGGCTGCAATGGTTGTTCAGGCTTTACGGTCACCACATCCCCCGGGCCTGACGACACAAAATCAATGGCCAAAGACTGGTTGCCCGAAGTACGCAATACAATGCCCGAAGGCAGCGAAGCAACCGCCACCGGAGCCGAAAAGGCCATCCTGATTTCAGGGGTAAGCGATGTATTGTTAAAAACGGTACCGTTGCCCAACCCGTTTATGGTGGCCGAACGGTAATCGAAATAAGTAGTGGTTCCGCCGCCTTCCTTCTTTCCGCAGGCAAGCAGAGCCATCACTGCAACTATCAGCACACAAACAACACTTCTTTTCATAATGTTTCAGCATGAAAATGGCGGTGCAGTGTTTATGGCACCGCACCGCCATACACATTGGTGTTTTATCTTTTGTTGGTAAAAAGAGCCGCTATCTCCACATCACTGATGGGTGTGGTATAAATCCTCAACTGGTCGAGCATACCGGTATAACGTTGCATCCAACTGTCAGGTGAGTTGCTGAATACGCCGGCATGCTGCTGGAAGCCGCCGATCACCAGTTTGGAAGGATCCACGAAAGCCAGCTTGCCCAGCGGAGCGCCATTTCTCATCCTGTCTTCCACCGCGGGCGACAAAGCATATTTCACTCCATCCACGAAAGCCGAAAATTTAGAGGTGGTTTCATCGTACCGGAAAGCAAGGTGTTTCCACTTGCCATACATATCGGGAATACGGGCCGGATTAGAGCCCGATCCAGTAAACTCCACCCAATTTCCTGCGAAGTGGAACTTCACCAGCATGGAGTTGTCGTTCGCATCACCGTTCCCTTCGATCATACAGAACAGGTTACCCCAGAAATCAGAGTTCCTGCCCAATACAAACACCGTTTGTGCCCCACCGGTATGTTTGTTGGTATTGATCCAGAAAGAAACCGTAAAGCTCGTCATGGTGGACACTTTGGGGCCACCACCAGGCAATACGATCATGGCGTTGGAGGCGCCTTTGTAAGCCTTGCCATTGATGCCATCCACATAAGTAACATTGGAGGCTACGCCTTTTTCGTAATATATACTGTCAATCGGACTTTCCTCGAACCAGAACATCCTTTGGAGCGGACCATTCAGTTTGGCCGTATCATCGGGGATGATCACCAACGGGGGGCGGTACATTTTCTGGCAGGAAGGCAACACGGCGACGAGGATAAGCGCCAGCGCCAATATCTTACAAAGCGCGATTTTATTTCGGTTCATAACACTTCATTTTAATGCGTAAGAAAATACTTACTGGTAATCCGGGTTCTGAATGAGTACACCATTCGACTTGTCGATTTCGGGCTGCGGAATGGGCAGGTACCTGTTTCGGGGCTGGTAATTTTTCCCGAGCGCGTTGAATACTTCCTGCGCGGTTCCCCAGCGGACGAGGTCGTAGAAACGTTCATTTTCCATGCCGAACTCCACCCTTCTTTCATGGCGGATGGCGGCCCTGAGTTGATCCTTATCGGTAGTGGTTACTGCGGGCAATGTGCCTGCGGGCGCACCTTGCCTGGCGCGGTTCCGTACCAGTTCCAGCCAGGTGAGTGCATCGGTCACATTTTGTGTGCCCCCCAGTTCGTTGGCCGCTTCAGCGGCCCAGAGCAGCACATCGGCGTAACGGATCACGCGGAGGTTCATCCAGCGGCCCTTGCGGGGGTTTCCGCCACCAATCGTATTTCGGACGTTAGGGTTCGTATAAGTCTTCCTGTTATAATACAACTTATTGAACTGGCTTTGGGAAGTGATCACACCATTCACCCCATAAGGATCGGGAGAGTTGTTGGGCATGATGGTGGCGTTCTTCCTGGGATCGTTGGGTTCGAAAGCATCGGCCAGGTCCTGCGTGGGCGTGTTCCATCCGAAGCCGAGATCCCATACACCGGAGCCGCGCACGCCCTGCACTTCGGCATACTGGATACCAAAGTCCTGGGTGGCGGAATAGAAAGCCTGAATCTCAAAGATGGATTCAGCGCTGTTCTCCCCTGTTTCTGAAAACAACTGCACGTAAGGCGTATGCAGCGAATAAGCATTGGAGCCAATCACTTCTTTGGCGGCCGCAAGGGCGCCGGACCAGTTGCTCCGTGTGATGAAGGTTTTCGCCTGCAACGCTTTGGCGGCCCATTTGGTGGTCCTGCCGATAAACCGGGGTTCCCAGGATGGCGGCAGGTTGGCAGCCGCTTCCTGCAGGTCGGCATCTATCAGGGCGTAGATTTCGTCAACCGTTGCTTTGGGTTTGTTCCCATCTTCCACGTTCTCTACCAGGAAATCAATTTTGGGTACCTGTCCGAAGGCGCGCACCAGGTTGAAATAAGCATAGGCGCGCAGGAACTTCGCTTCCGCCCTGTTGACGATTTCCGCGGCATTGGGGTTATCGAGTTTTTCCACGGCATCAATCACATCATTGGTGAGTTTGATGAGCCGGTAGTGATCGCCCCAGTAATCGTTGAGCAGCCAGAAATCTTTGGTGTAGTTGAATTCATCGAAGAAAGTTTCCGCCGCGAGGTTATCGCTGGGAATACTTCCCTTATCGGCATCATCGGAACGAATGCTGTGTACCGCGATGAACTTAATGCCCGACATGCCTTCGGTTCTTAACCCGGCATACATGGCGAACACCTGCGATTCAATAGAACTTGCGCCCAGGTCGTCCAGCGTGTACCTGCCCAGTGGTTCCCTTTCCAGGAATTTCTTACATCCCGGCAACAGCAGCATGGCCATAGCGGCAAACGAGATGCTGAAGCTTATCCTCAATATATTTTTCATGGAAGTATCGTTTTGTTAATTAGAAATTCAGGTTTACGCCAAAGGAATAGATGGCCGGCAACGGATAAGAACCGTTGTCAACACCGAACTGCGTGGAGCTGCCCCCGAACTCCGGTGTGTATCCTGTATTGTTCTTGAAAGTTTTCAGGTTCTGTGCATTGAGGAACACGCGCAGCGATTTCATATGAAGTTTTTCCAATGCTGCCGTGCTGAAACTATAGCCCAGTTGAATGTTCCTGAACCTGAAATAACTTCCGTCTTCTATATAGTAAGTCGAATTCAGCACATTGTTCGCGCGGCCGGTATGCAGGATAGGCTCCCAGTTAGAAGTTCCTACGCCGTTCCAGCGACCCAGTTGGTACGCGCCGAAATTGAATTGCGTAAACGTTCCTTTGTTCCAGTTCCTGAAAATTTCGTTGCCGTAAACACCCTGTCCTTCCAGGTTCAGGTCGAAGCCTTTGTAGCTGATGTTGAAGGCGACGCCGTAAGTGAAATCGGGGGTGGGGTTTCCGATCATGGTGCGGTCGTCGTTATCAATCTGTCCATCTCCATTCACATCACGGAATTTAATGTCGCCGGGTTTTACTTCATTCAGCAGGTTAGCGGGAGATTTGATGATCTCTTCCTGTGTCTGGTAAATACCTTCTGAAATAAATCCGAAGAAATAGCCGATGGGCAGACCTGCACGGGTTCTGCTGGGATCACTTACGATTTCGTAACCATCACGTACCAGGAAATTCACTTTGTTGTTGATGGTGGTGATGTTACCGCTGATGGAGTAGTTCCAGTCTTTTGAAATTTTATCGTTCCAGGTGGCGAGGAATTCGAAACCATTGTTGGACACTTCGCCTACGTTACTCAGTTCGGGACTTCCACCAGAAGAACCAAACGGTGGTTTGATAACAAGGATATCTTTAGTTATTTTGTCATAATAGTTCGCCTCGATATGTAGGCGGTTCCGGAACGTATTCATTTCGATACCGGTTTCCCATGAATGAACCGTTTCCCAATGCAGATTTGGATCTACAAAATATTCAGGCTGCAATGCCTGCACTACATTATTTCCAAAAACCGCGGAGTTTGCGCCGGAAAGTGTTGGAAACATAGGATAAACCCTGCTTCCGCTGTTCTGGTTACCGAGTACGCCCCAACTGGCTTTCAACTTCAGGAAATCTATCGCGTCTACATTTGTCATAAAGTTCTCTTCTGAAATTTCCCATGCCGCACCTATCGCGCCAAAGTTCTGCCATATTTGTCCACCTCCGGCGGGGCCATTGAATGCAGAACTTCCATCTCTTCTGTAAGAGGCATTTAAAAGATACCTTCCTTTGTAATTATAAAGCGCTCTGAAAAGATAAGACGCGTTGGCTCTTTCCCATGCATCTGAATTACCCCTTAAAGTGGTAGCATCTCCAATGTCGGCATTGGCATACCAGAACCTGGGATCATTGGGAATGGGTCTTCCGGTCCCCTGCCTTACACTGGCCGTAGTTTGTTCATAAGAATCAAAATAAGTGGTGAAGCCCGTCATCGCGGTAAGGTTGTGGTCGCCGAACCTTTTCTTATAGGTAAGCAGGTAATCACTTTGTATTTTGATGAAATTGTTCTTGTACTCACTCACTGAAGTTTCGGGCTGAACGGAGTCAACGGGCACCGGGCTGATCTCCGGGTTATAGAAGACAGTTTGCGGCTGGTATGACCTTCCGGAATTGAACCCGTAATCAGCGAAGAGCGATGTTCTGAACGTAAAATCGTTGAGGAACTTCACTTCGCCGAAAATACTTCCCACGGCCCTGTATTCGTAGTTACGGGCATTGTTGGCCTGCACTTCAACACTATTGAGCGGGTTGAACACCTGCGCGCGCTGGAAGCCCGGCATGGTATGGTACAACCCGTAAGCTTCGTTGTACACCGGTGCAATGGGCGCCGCGGTAAGGGCGGTTCCCACATCTTTGTTTACGGGCAATTTCGCACGATAACCATTGAAGTTGATGCCGAATTTAAGCGCTTTCGACACCTGCAGTTCGTCGCTGAAATTAAGTGTGGTCTTCTGTAATTGTTCGTGTTTGATCAGGCCTTCTTCCGTAACATAGCCCACGCCGAGGTAAAACCGGTTCTTATCCGTAGCGCCGGTGATGCTGATGTTGTTGTAATTGAGTACGGCATCCTGGAATATCAGGTCCTGCCAGTCGGTATTGGCTTGCCAGTTCGTATAATCGAAGGCGGGGTTGCCCTGGTTGGCGAGTTGCTCATCGTAGAGCATTTTAAATTCCGGCCCGTTGGTGAGTTTGATGCGGTCCACCACTTTTTTGATGCCCACGGTGGAGTTGAAGTTCACGGTAAGCTGACCGGACTTTGCTTTTTTAGTGGTCACGATGATCACACCGTTGGCGCCCCTCACCCCGAAGATGGCGAGTGATGAAGGATCTTTCAGGATCTCCATGGATTCGATATCCGCGGGGTTGATAAAGTTGATGTTGTCGTTGATGATACCGTCCACCACGTAGATCGGCTTCACACCATTGATGGTATTTGTTCCGCGGATGCGGATATCCGGTTCCTGCCCCGGGCGACCGGAGTTCACGATGGTAAGACCGGGCACTTTTCCCTGCAAAGAAGCCATGGGGTTGGTCGCGGGTTTATCGGCCACTTCCGATCCTTTTATCGTTTGGATGGAACCGGTAAGATCGCGCCTTGCGGCGGAACCGTAACCGATCACCACCACCTGGTCGAGTGATTGCGTGGACTGCACCAGCACCACATTAATCTCCGTTCTGCCATTCACCTGCACTTCCTGTTCGGTATATCCTACGAAAGAGACCACCAGGGTGGCATCATCAGGCACATTCAGGGAGAAAGCGCCTTCGGAATCAGCAGCGGTGCCGAGGTTGGTGCCTTTCACCCGCACGGAGGCTCCGGCAATGGGTTCACCTTTTTCGTCCATGATTTTTCCCCGCACCTGCACGTCCTTCATGGCCGTGCCCCTGGTTTTCAATACCACCAAACCGTTGTCGAGCAATTGATAGTTCACCGTGGTCTCGTTGAACATCCTGTTCAATACGTTGGTCACCAGTTCATCTTTTGCTTCAAGGGTTACCTTATTAAAACCATCCAGCAAGGCCTGGTTGTATAAGAAACGGAGTTCTGATTTTTTTTCGATCTGGCTCAATGCCTTACGGACATCCACCGATTCGAATTTGATGCTGATCTTCTTTTGGGAGAATCCGCCGGCGGAAACATGCACACAGGCGGCGAGGAGCAATACAGTCATTAGTTTCATAATCCTCGTTAGCTTTTGGATGACCGGGGGTTCCGGAATTCCCAACACGAGTTGGATTTTTTTCATAATTTTCCATTGACAAGTTAATGAATAGGAGTTCCTGTTCACAAGCAGTTGCGAACTCCGGGCGTTAACAAAAGGCGGGAAATGTGGCAGCATTTTCCGTCCTTCTTTGTAATTATTTCAGGACGATTCAGGAGGTGTTAGGCGTTACTTCAGTCATTTGGCAGCGTCGATTTTAATGGTTTATCAAAATACTTTTCCCGTTGTGGGCGTAGGTAAAGTCTGCTGTAATCTGTAATGCTTTCAGCGCTTCTTCGCAGGTTTCCCGGTCGAATTTCCCGGTAAACCGAAGCCCTGCTATTTTTTCATCGAGGAAGCGGATATCCACACCGAACCATCTCTCCATTTTCACCGCAAGTTCAGCGAAAGACTCATCTTCAAACACAAGTGTATTGGCCACCCATGCGGTTTCGATGCGTATACTGTCGGCACGCGTATAATGCAAAGGTTGCACCAGCACCGTTTTGGTGGAAGCTGTGCCTTTTTCACCCGTTTCGGCTTCCATTGCGGAAGGCTTTTCCCCTTTCACCACTATTTTTTCATTGGGTTTGAGCAGGATTGGTTTCATATCGGCATTCAACACCTTCACTTCCACGCTTCCGCGCACCAGGGCCGTTTCCGCAAAACCATCGGAAGCGTAGGCCTTCACATTGAAAGCCGTACCCAGCACTTTTACATCCATCTGTGCCGTATGAATAATGAAGGGACGTTTTTTATCGTGGGTTACATCAAAATAAGCCTCCCCTTCCAGTTGTACGTTCCTTAACGGGCCATTGAACGCGGAATCGTAAATAAGTTTGCTGTCGGCATTCAGCAGCACCACGGAACCATCGGGCAACACTACCCTGGAGCGGGTGCCTTTCGCGGTGGTCACCACTTCTTCAGGCAACGAACTATTACTTCTCAGCAATGGTGTGCCGTTTCTCATCGCCCACCATGTTCCTGCCACAAGAATCAATATTGCGGCCGCGCTTAACCAGGTGGACAATTTTTTATAGAAAGGAACGGAACCATTCCGGTCTTCAAGCGTACCTTCTTCCATCGAAACACCGCGTTGCTCCATGCGGGCGAGGTGGTCCTCCCAGGCATGATCAACCTGCTGCGGTGCGGTCTTAACAGGCTGTTTCCACAAACCCGTGACATGATCAGCGGCATAGTGCATATCGGGATCCTGCCGGAGCCACTGTTCCAGTTCCGCGAGTTCGGCCTCGGTGGCTTCTCCCGCCAGTTTTTTCGACAACAATTCCCAGATAGCTTCTTTTGACATGAAAACGGATTGGTATGTAGAGGACAAAATTTTCCGTTCATCCCCCTAAGCCATCCGGCATTATTTTTTAGAACCGGGGGCGGTAGGTGTGGTACGGTGCAGGTCGAAGCGGATGGTGCTGCC encodes the following:
- a CDS encoding LamG domain-containing protein, which gives rise to MNRNKIALCKILALALILVAVLPSCQKMYRPPLVIIPDDTAKLNGPLQRMFWFEESPIDSIYYEKGVASNVTYVDGINGKAYKGASNAMIVLPGGGPKVSTMTSFTVSFWINTNKHTGGAQTVFVLGRNSDFWGNLFCMIEGNGDANDNSMLVKFHFAGNWVEFTGSGSNPARIPDMYGKWKHLAFRYDETTSKFSAFVDGVKYALSPAVEDRMRNGAPLGKLAFVDPSKLVIGGFQQHAGVFSNSPDSWMQRYTGMLDQLRIYTTPISDVEIAALFTNKR
- a CDS encoding glucoamylase family protein codes for the protein MKYIYRVTFLALLGAMFFHPAIAQKKRKQQEKTTVFDPAKRPVELSDSALFDLVQRQTFSYFWDFAHPVSGMARERSNVAFNYGSEVVTVGGTGFGVMAIIVAAERNWISRDTAAKHLLRMLKFLEKADAYHGVFPHWLNGETGKTIPFSRKDDGADLVESSFLFQGLLCVRQYFNGENPVERELRNRINGLWNDVEWNWFTRDGQDVLYWHWSPNNGWAMDFAVRGFNEALIMYVLAASSERYPVSSSVYHKGWAQSNFFKNGKEFYGIKLPLGFDYGGPLFFSHYSFLGLDPRGLKDRYADYWEQNRNHTLINREHCVRNPNGFKGYGPQAWGLTASDTYNGYNAHSPDNDHGTITPTAALSAFPYTPEFSMQAMKHFYFSLGDKIWSRYGFTDAFNETQNWYASSHLAIDQGPIVVMMENHRSGLLWKLFMSCPEVKTGLKKLGFESPWMK
- a CDS encoding TonB-dependent receptor, with amino-acid sequence MKLMTVLLLAACVHVSAGGFSQKKISIKFESVDVRKALSQIEKKSELRFLYNQALLDGFNKVTLEAKDELVTNVLNRMFNETTVNYQLLDNGLVVLKTRGTAMKDVQVRGKIMDEKGEPIAGASVRVKGTNLGTAADSEGAFSLNVPDDATLVVSFVGYTEQEVQVNGRTEINVVLVQSTQSLDQVVVIGYGSAARRDLTGSIQTIKGSEVADKPATNPMASLQGKVPGLTIVNSGRPGQEPDIRIRGTNTINGVKPIYVVDGIINDNINFINPADIESMEILKDPSSLAIFGVRGANGVIIVTTKKAKSGQLTVNFNSTVGIKKVVDRIKLTNGPEFKMLYDEQLANQGNPAFDYTNWQANTDWQDLIFQDAVLNYNNISITGATDKNRFYLGVGYVTEEGLIKHEQLQKTTLNFSDELQVSKALKFGINFNGYRAKLPVNKDVGTALTAAPIAPVYNEAYGLYHTMPGFQRAQVFNPLNSVEVQANNARNYEYRAVGSIFGEVKFLNDFTFRTSLFADYGFNSGRSYQPQTVFYNPEISPVPVDSVQPETSVSEYKNNFIKIQSDYLLTYKKRFGDHNLTAMTGFTTYFDSYEQTTASVRQGTGRPIPNDPRFWYANADIGDATTLRGNSDAWERANASYLFRALYNYKGRYLLNASYRRDGSSAFNGPAGGGQIWQNFGAIGAAWEISEENFMTNVDAIDFLKLKASWGVLGNQNSGSRVYPMFPTLSGANSAVFGNNVVQALQPEYFVDPNLHWETVHSWETGIEMNTFRNRLHIEANYYDKITKDILVIKPPFGSSGGSPELSNVGEVSNNGFEFLATWNDKISKDWNYSISGNITTINNKVNFLVRDGYEIVSDPSRTRAGLPIGYFFGFISEGIYQTQEEIIKSPANLLNEVKPGDIKFRDVNGDGQIDNDDRTMIGNPTPDFTYGVAFNISYKGFDLNLEGQGVYGNEIFRNWNKGTFTQFNFGAYQLGRWNGVGTSNWEPILHTGRANNVLNSTYYIEDGSYFRFRNIQLGYSFSTAALEKLHMKSLRVFLNAQNLKTFKNNTGYTPEFGGSSTQFGVDNGSYPLPAIYSFGVNLNF
- a CDS encoding FecR family protein; translation: MSKEAIWELLSKKLAGEATEAELAELEQWLRQDPDMHYAADHVTGLWKQPVKTAPQQVDHAWEDHLARMEQRGVSMEEGTLEDRNGSVPFYKKLSTWLSAAAILILVAGTWWAMRNGTPLLRSNSSLPEEVVTTAKGTRSRVVLPDGSVVLLNADSKLIYDSAFNGPLRNVQLEGEAYFDVTHDKKRPFIIHTAQMDVKVLGTAFNVKAYASDGFAETALVRGSVEVKVLNADMKPILLKPNEKIVVKGEKPSAMEAETGEKGTASTKTVLVQPLHYTRADSIRIETAWVANTLVFEDESFAELAVKMERWFGVDIRFLDEKIAGLRFTGKFDRETCEEALKALQITADFTYAHNGKSILINH
- a CDS encoding glucoamylase family protein — protein: MKRSVVCVLIVAVMALLACGKKEGGGTTTYFDYRSATINGLGNGTVFNNTSLTPEIRMAFSAPVAVASLPSGIVLRTSGNQSLAIDFVSSGPGDVVTVKPEQPLQPFTRYTLSVTNALKGTSGALLRNPVLIQLGTGIDSSDKFPRISSDQLLTLVQQQTFKYFWDFGHPVSGMARERNTSGDLVTSGGSGFGAMAIVTGVSRGFITRQQGVERLQKMVGFLKNTVVKYHGAFPHWINGNTGATIPFSAKDDGADLVETALLMQGLLTARQFFNGADAGETTLRNDINTIWNGIEWNWFRKNNEDVLYWHWSPNFGWEMNLPIKGWNESLIVYALAAASTTHTIPKSVYDAGWAGNGAMRNGQTYFETQLPLGPAFGGPLFFSHYSFLGINPNGLSDTYARYDTQNVRHARINYQYCISNPKNYYGYSADCWGLTASDIPSGYSASSPANDLGVIAPTAALASFPYTPEASMKALEFFYYKLGDKLWKEYGFVDAFSLNEPWFANSFLAIDQGPIIIMIENYRTGLLWDLFMSAPEVKAGLKKLGFSAPGL
- a CDS encoding RagB/SusD family nutrient uptake outer membrane protein → MKNILRISFSISFAAMAMLLLPGCKKFLEREPLGRYTLDDLGASSIESQVFAMYAGLRTEGMSGIKFIAVHSIRSDDADKGSIPSDNLAAETFFDEFNYTKDFWLLNDYWGDHYRLIKLTNDVIDAVEKLDNPNAAEIVNRAEAKFLRAYAYFNLVRAFGQVPKIDFLVENVEDGNKPKATVDEIYALIDADLQEAAANLPPSWEPRFIGRTTKWAAKALQAKTFITRSNWSGALAAAKEVIGSNAYSLHTPYVQLFSETGENSAESIFEIQAFYSATQDFGIQYAEVQGVRGSGVWDLGFGWNTPTQDLADAFEPNDPRKNATIMPNNSPDPYGVNGVITSQSQFNKLYYNRKTYTNPNVRNTIGGGNPRKGRWMNLRVIRYADVLLWAAEAANELGGTQNVTDALTWLELVRNRARQGAPAGTLPAVTTTDKDQLRAAIRHERRVEFGMENERFYDLVRWGTAQEVFNALGKNYQPRNRYLPIPQPEIDKSNGVLIQNPDYQ